CAGATCCACCATCACCAAATCGGTGGGGCGCACGCGCAACGGCGTTTGATAGGGGCCGTGCCGCGTCCGCGATCCGTTCAAAGAGGCCTCGTAATACCCGGTAAACAGGCCGTTTTCGTGGTCACCACGATCCGTGGCGGCCACGGCCGCATACACATTGAACCACTGCACCATAAAGGCCCGCATATCAACGGGTGGTGTTTGCGCCAGTGCCTGACATGGGGCCTGCCAATCAGCCATGGTGCCAAAACGCGCATCAACACCGAACGCTTTATCCGGCGCGGCCTTTGCAATCCGTGCGCAGGATTTTTGCAAAGCAGGCAACACTTGCGCCACGTCATCATCATTCCAGCCCGGCAAAGCCGAAACATCCGCCGCCCGCAAAACCAGCGGGGCATCATCGGGGGCAAAACGGGGCGGTTCTTCCGGCCCGGTGCCGCACGCGGCCAGCGCAAAGGATAAAACCAGAACCAAAGAAAAGGGGCGCATGTTTTTCATCATGCGCCCATTCCATAGAAGCTGTTGCAGGCCGTCAAGCCCTATCCATGCGGCCCTTAGGCCACCGTTTCCGGCATGCCTTTCTTGTCCGCATCTTCCTCACGCGTGGCGACCAGATACCAGGTCGGTTCGCGGGATTTCAGCGGTTTGGCAAAGGTCCAGATATCGATTGTTTCCTTCACCCGGTCCGGATTGCCGGAAATATAGTCGCCGTCTTTGTTCTGGATCGTGGCGGTTTCGTCGGCAACGAAGCGCACGGTCAACAATGCGCGTTTATCCTGCACCCGGGCATCAATGATTTCCATGCGGCGAATGGCATGAATTTCCGTCAACGCGACTTCACCCCGCGCTTCACGCGCACTGATCGCGCCATCAAAGGCGGAGTAGAGTGACGGATCCAGCAGGTTTTTCAGCAATCCGCGATCATTGGCGGCAAAGGCCTCAACAATCATCACGAACGCATCCTGTGCGCCCTCAAGGAAATGCGTGGCGTTGAAAGAATGGTCGGCATTCGCGATCTCTTGCAAGCCCGCCTCGGCCCCTTTGGCCGCGCTCATATTCTTGCCCACCGGAATAACCACGCCGGGCAGGGGTTCATCAATCCCGGGCAGAATACCCGGCAGGGGACCATCATGGATTACAGGCTGGGGCGACGCCGGACGTTGCGCCGGACCCGTGGACGGGCGCGCCGTGTCATTGTCGGTGCGGGCAAACGGGTTCGGGCGCTGGCGTTCATCGCCATGGCGCGTACCCAACACGTTGCGGAGCCAGAACACCAGGCCTGCGGCAATCAAAGCATACAGAAGAAGATCAGCGGTCACGGAAATGGAATCCTTTGTTTTGCAGGGGATGCAACCATATTAACACAGGAGCGGGGCCATCGGGCTGGCTTTTCCGTCCCCCGGTCTGTAAAACCTAATGTAATTCACGCCAAACGCAAGACAAACGCGAGAAAGAGACCGCCGGGCCGCCATGGTGTTCCTGATCCTTTTTATTGTTATCCCCCTGATTGAAATTGCCCTTTTCGCCGCAATCGGTGGAGAGATCGGGGTGTTGAATACATTGCTGTTGTGTGTGGCCAGCGCCACGGCCGGGGTGCTGATCCTGCAAAGACAGGGTTTATCGACCTTTTTTAACCTGAATGAGGCCAATAGAAGCGGCGAAGTGCCGATTCAGCAGATTTTTGACGGGTTTTGCCTGTTTATCGCCGGGATATTGTTGATTATTCCGGGGTTTTTCACCGATTTCATCGCTTTTGCCCTGCTCATTCCGCCCATTCGGGTCTTTTTGCGCCAATCCTTGGCCGGATGGGTTCAGGTGCATGGATTCCCGGGGCCCCGATCAACCCGCGGATCCAGCGCGAACGATACCGCCGCACGCTACACCGCCCTGGATGTCGAATATGAAGAAATCAGCGTCACCGACCCGGACGATGAGAACAAGAAAATCGGATCATAAAACAAGCGGTCCGGTTGATTACATTATTGATTGGGGGCCCCAGACCTCTTAATCTCGCCCAACAGAATAAAAACTTGTAAGGAATTTTTTGATGACTGACGCAACCGCCCAATCCACACCGCTTGATGTGCGCCCGATGCCGCTGACCATCCATGCGCAATATGTGAAGGATGTATCGTTCGAAAATCCGAACGCGCCGCAGTCCCTGCGCCCCAGTGCGGACAAGCCGGAAATCAAGGTCAACGTCAACATGGAACTGAACGGATTGCCCGAAGTTCCGGGCAGCCCGCAAATGTTTGAGGTGTCCTTGCGCCTGCGCTGTGCGTCCAAACGTGGCGAGACAACATTGTTCGTGGCCGAAATCGAATATGCCGCCGCCGTATCTGCGGGCGAAGGTGTGGCGCAGGAAACCATGCACCCGCTGATGCTGATCGAAGTGCCGCGTCTGATCTTCCCGTTCGCACGGCAAATTCTGGGCGACCTGACCCAACAGGCGGGGTACCCGCCGCTGCTGATCGGCCCGATTGATTTCCAGCAGCTCTACATCCAGCGCTTTGCGCCGGACCTGCAGCAAAAGGCCGATGAAATGGCCCGCGCTTAACGCGATAAACCTTGAATAAAAAAGCCCGGATCAACATCCGGGCTTTTTGTTTCTCTGTTACAGCGGCTTGGGCGGACGCATATCGTTGCCCGTATCATTCGCGGGCGTGGCCCCGAACGTGCCCGGGCCCTTTGGCGTTTCATCCGGCGGCGGTTGCGATGGATCGCGGGTCAGGGTTCCGCCCTGGGCCACGATTTTGATTTCCGACCCGCTGAGCGTTTCATATTTCAACAACGCCTCGGCAATGTTTTCCAATTCCCCACGATAATCCGTCAGGATTTGTTCCGCCATCACCTTGCCCAGATCGGTCAATTCGCGAATTTCCTGATCCAGCATCAGCGATGTCACTTCCGAAATGCTCCGTGACCGCCCCGTGGCCCCCATGGCCTGTTCCTGGCGGCTGGAAGCGTACAAAACCGCGCCAGCCTTGTCGGACAGGCCCCATTCCTCGACCATCGCGCGGGCCATGGCTGTGGCGGATTGGATGTCGCCGGATGCACCGGTTGTCACCTTGTCCGCGCCAAAAACCATTTCTTCGGCAACACGGCCACCATAGCATACAGCCAGACGGGCATGCGCCTGCTGACGGGTCAGGGACACACGGTCCCCTTCCGGCAATTGCATCACCATACCCAAGGCCCCACCGCGCGGAATGATCGTAGCCTTGTGGATCGGGTCCGCCCCCGGCGCGCGCAGGGCGCACAACGCATGGCCCGCTTCGTGATAAGCGGTCAGGCGTTTTTCCTGTTCGGTCATGATCATGGTTTTACGTTCCGCGCCCATCATGATGCGATCCGCGGCCCCTTCGAAATCGGCCTGGGTGATGGCGTTATCGCCACGGCGGGCGGCAAACAACGCCGCTTCGTTCGCCAAATTGGCCAGATCAGCCCCGGAGAAACCCGGCACGCCGCGCGCGATCACCTTCACATCCACATCCGGCGCAATCGGTTTATTCCGCAAATGGGTTTGAAGAATACGCACGCGCCCCGACAGATCAGGAAGGCCCACATGCACCTGGCGGTCAAAACGACCCGGACGTTTCAACGCCGCATCCAGAATATCGGCCCGGTTGGTTGCGGCCAGAATGATAATGCCTTCGGTCCCGTCAAACCCGTCCATTTCGACCAGCAACTGGTTCAATGTCTGTTCGCGTTCATCGTTACCGCCACCGACGCCGCCACCACGCTGGCGACCCACGGCATCAATTTCGTCGATGAAGATAATGCACGGCGCGGATTTTTTGGCTTCTTCAAACAGCTCGCGCACACGCGCAGCCCCGCGCCCCACAAACATTTCCACGAATTCCGAACCGGATTGGGACAGAAACGGCACACCCGCTTCGCCCGCCACAGCTTTGGCCATCAGGGTTTTCCCGGTGCCCGGCGGGCCAACCAACAGCGCGCCGCGCGGAATTTTTGCGCCCAAACGCGTATATTTTCCAGGGCTTTTCAGGAAATCGACCATCTCCATCAATTCGGCCTTGGCCTCATCAATCCCGGCCACGTCTTCAAAACGCACATCGCAATCCCGGGCATTGAATTTCTTCACCATGGATTTGCCGCCCAGCAATCCGCCGCCACCACCGCCGCCGCCCGGACCCTTCATGCCACCACGCATCATGAACATCATAAATCCGATCAGCAATGCGGCTGGCAACAGGGTCAAAAACAGACGGGACATAAACCCGGCTTCTTGCGGCTTGTCCCGCGCGGATAAATCAACCACATCCACGCGTTCGCCATAGAGGCGATTCATGATGTTTTCATTCACGGGAATACGCGAAACGATCAATGTGCCATTGCTGTCCAGCGCCCGCACTTCGCGGCCATCCTGACCACGCAACTCAATCTCTTCGAAATCTCCGCGCAGTGCCATGTCGATAAACTGCGTATAGGGCTTGTGTTCCGCGCTCGGGCGGGTGGTTTGTTCGCTGGCATCGGTCTTCATAATCAAATGAACCGCAACAGCAAAAGCAGCCACCAAGCCCACATTTTTCAGCATATTCGACATGAATAAAAAATCCTTTGTTCTCTATCGTAAAACCAAAGACCCGGGCTTGGGGCCCGGATCCTGTATTCCTGTTTGCACGTCCGTTATTGCGGACGCATTTCGTTATTGTTTGCCGGGTGCGGTGGTTCGTTATCGCTAACATTGACCGCCTTCGGCGTTTCATCCGGTGCCGGATCAATCGGATCACGGGACAGGGTTTTTCCCTGTGCCACGGCGGCAATTTCAGACCCGCTCAACGTTTCATATTTCAACAACGCCTGCGCGATGTTTTCCAACTGATCGCGATGATCGGTCAGGATTTGTTCCGCGCGCACTTTGCCGCTGTCGATCAACTCGCGAATTTCCTGATCCAGCATCAGGGAGGTGATTTCGGACATGTTTTTCGACCGTCCGACAACGCCCATCATCTGTTCGCCGCGCCCCGCGGAATAGCGCACCGTGCCCGCTTTTTCGGACAGACCCCAATCCTGTACCATGCGTTCGGCCATGTCGGTTGCGGCCTGAATATCGCCGGACGCACCGCTGGTGACTTTTTCATGACCAAAGACCATTTCCTCGGCCACGCGGCCACCGAAGCACACAGCCAAGCGGGCGTGCGCTTGCTGGCGGTTCAGGGAGACACGGTCACCATCCGGCAACTGCATCACCATACCCAGGGCACCGCCGCGCGGAATAATCGTAGCCTTGTGGATCGGGTCCGCGCCCGGGGAATGCAAGGCGCACAAAGCGTGGCCCGCTTCGTGATAGGCCGTCAGGCTCTTTTCTTCGTCCGACATCACCAGACCCTTGCGTTCCGCGCCCATAATGATGCGGTCGCGGGCCTGTTCGAAATCGGCGGCGGTCACCAGCTTGCCGTTGCGACGCGCGGCGCACAACGCCGCCTCGTTCACAAGGTTGGCCAGATCGGCACCGGAGAAACCCGGCACGCCGCGTGCAACAACGCGCGGGTCCACATCGGTATCCAGCGGCACGTTGCGCATATGGGTTTTCAAAATCTGCACCCGGCCCGACAGGTCCGGCAAACCGACATACACTTGGCGGTCAAAACGGCCCGGGCGCTTCAGCGCCGCATCCAGCATTTCCGCCCGGTTGGTCGCACCCAGAACGATAATACCCTGATTGTCCTCGAACCCGTTCATTTCGACCAGAAGCTGGTTCAGTGTGCTTTCGGATTCTTGGTGCCCGCCGCCGGCGCCGTTACCACGGGCGCGGCCCAGCGCGTCAATTTCGTCAATAAACACAATGCAGGGCGCGTTTTTCTTCGCTTCGGCAAACAGATCGCGCACGCGGGACGCGCCCACACCAACGAACATTTCCACGAATTCGGACCCAGACACGGTGAAGAACGGCACGCCCGCTTCGCCCGCGACCGCCTGAGCCATCAGGGTTTTCCCCGTGCCCGGCGGGCCGACCAACAACGCGCCATGCGGAATTTTACCGCCCAGACGTCTGTATTTTTCCGGGTTCTTCAGGAAATCGACCATTTCCATCAATTCGGTTTTGGCTTCATCAATACCAGCCACGTCGGTGAAACGGACCTTGCATTCTTCGGGCTTGATCATCTTGGCTTTGGATTTGCCAAACCCGTTGGCCGGGCCCTGGCCACCGCCCATTTGCTTCTGCTGCTTTTTCTGCATCCAGTACATGAAACCGATCAGCAAACCGACCGGAATGATCGACAGCATCAGCATCATCATAAATCCGCCGCCGCCAAAACCGCCGCCATTGGATTTGACTTCATCGGGAGGAAGGCTGGTCACATTCACACCACCTTCAATCATCCGCTCCATAAACTTGTCGGCGCTTTCCGGCACGTGGGTGATAAAAATCTTGTTGTCGATGGTTTCACCACGCACTTGCTGGCCCTTCATCGTCAGGGAATAAATTTGCCCCTGACGCGCACGCTCAACAAATTCGGTGTACGGCATGCCAAACGCTTTGAATTCGCGTTCATACGCGCTTTGCTGACGATCGCTATACGCCCAGTACCCAATACCGGCGACCGCGACAAAGGCAACCGCCAAAGCGACCGTGTTTTTCTTCTTCTTTGCGTCCGGATTCTTCTGTGGCGTAGCCATGATGAAACAACTCCCAATCCTGTTTTTTCTTTGTTTTTATTTTTTAAGAGGGAAATTGGTAGGCCGCTCAACCAAGACTGTCAATTGATTGTTATGGGAATCGCGGATTTTTGAAATAATCGTGCGCATTCAGCGGGTTAGGATTCTCCGCCGGGGCCAGAAGATGGCCAAAATTCACCTGTAATTTCAAAGACTTTGCGTGATGGCCACTTGGGGAAAGCCCAAGTTCCGGGGGCCTTAATCCGCCCGCTTCCAGATGGCGTCCGTCAGGGACGCGACCAGTTTTTCATGGGCCTCGGCCTCATCCGCCGGGATGGGGAAATCGCGTTTTTCGCGGGCCTTGCGCCGCATCGGCTCAATCCCCGCCAAAACCGAACCACGCCCCTGTTGCTGGGCACCGCTGGCCGCACCCAGGCCCAGGCCGTGTTGCCGCCCGCCGCACAGTTCCAGATACACCTCGGCCAACAATTCCGCATCCAGCAACGCGCCGTGCAATTCGCGGCCCGTATTGTCGACGCCAAAGCGACGGCACAGCGCATCCAGGCTGGCCGGGGACCCGGGGAATTTTTCCCGCGCGATTTTCAACGTGTCGACAACATCCTTCAGCCGATAGCCGGGGAAGCCCACATTGGCCAATTCGGCATTCAGGAATTTGACGTCGAATTCCGCGTTGTGAATGACCAGCTTGCCGTCATCGCCGATGAAATCCAGAAATTCGGTGTAGATTTCGGCGAAGACCGGCTTGTCCTTTAAAAACTTGTCATCCAGTCCATGCACCGCCACAGCCTCAGCCGGAACGGAGCGTTCGGGATTGATATATTGGTGATAGGTGCGCCCCGTCGGCACATGGTTCATCAGCTCGACACAGCCAATTTCAACCAGCCGGTCGCCCTGCAACGGGTCCATGCCCGTGGTTTCGGTATCCAGTACGATTTCACGCATAGGGGAACTATGAAAGGTTTTAAGCGGCGGCGCAAGGGCGACAAAAACCAATCCCCCCGACCATACGGACCGGGGGGATTGGAGAAAACTCTAAGAGATTATTGCGCCTTTAGTACGGGAAGGGACGCGCCACCGCGGATTGATTGCGTGGTCGCCTCTGCCTTTGCCGCGGCTTCCGTTTTTGTGGTTTGCGGGGCATCGTGGCCAGCGATGGCCAGATAAAGCACTGCACCCGTTGCGGTCGCCGCAAAAGTTTTTAAGAGCGCATTTTTCTTCAGGGCCGCCACAAAACCCAGCGTATTGTCTTTTTCACGCACATCCAGCGCCGTTCCGAAACTGTAGATGGCCGCCGCGCCGGTAAAGGCCGCCAATGCGGCAGAGGCAGGCAGGCTGGTGATGGCGAGCAAGGGGGCCGCAACAATCCCTGCGATCCCGGAATAACCCAATACATTTTCCAACGCAGATGATTTTGAATGTTCTTTTTTGGTAATCTTTGTCATTTGCGATCCCCTTCTGAATGCGTTTTTTTCGAATGGGGGGAACCTACACAAATACAGATATTATGTCAATATAAATAGTTTTATTCGTTTAAATTCAAATAGATAAATCAGATATTATCCAGCCACTCATTCAAACACAACCGCGTCTGGGCCTGCATTTTCGGCAGCCAATGGTCCGTATCAGCCCGCAGGCCGTTCAGGTCCAGATCGCCCGTGGCGGCGCGGTGCGCCAGACCGACGGACCAGCTGTGCATGATGCGCGGCGTCACCTCGACATGGCACTGGAATGCCAGCACGTGATTGTCGATTGCGTAAATCTGGTTTTCGTACTTCGCCGTACTGGCCAGGCGCGTGGCGCGTTTCGGCAGGTTGAACGTATCGCCATGACGTTGCATGACGCGCGTGGCGGTGTGGTCAAAATGACGGGCGACGGAATTTTTTCCCGCATCGCTCAAAATCAGATCATGCCAGCCGAATTCTTCGCCACGCGGGCCCTTGTACACATCTTCGCCACACGCCGCGGCAATCATTTGCGCGCCAAGGCAGATGCCCAGCGTGGGGCGGCCCGCTTCAATGCGCGCGCGCACGGCGTCAATTTCATGGTTTAAAAACGGATACAAATCGCGCTGGTAAATACCGCACGCCCCGCCCAAAACCACCAATAAATCGGGCTTTAATGGGTCAAGATCAGAAAAATCATGATCGAACGTATCGATCAACGTGATGTCCGCACCGCGATCAACCAGCACATCGGCAATGGTGCCCGCGCCATCGGACATGGAATGACGGAAAATTGTAACGTTACGGATGGTGGACATGGGGGGATGGTCCCTGTTGCAGAAGGTTACGCATGATTGTTTTTAACGCCCGCATGGTATGCACGCGACCAAGGCCCGTCTGAACGACGTAATCGGCCCGTTTGCATTTATCCGCATCGGGCATTTGTCCAGCCAGAATGGCGTTGAATTTATCCATCGTCATATTGGGCCGCGCCAGCACGCGTTGTTTTTGTACATGCGGTGGGGCGGTCACAACAATCACCTTATCAACACGGGATTCCGCACCCGTTTCATACAGCAGCGGAATATCCAGCACCGCGATTTTGACGCCCAGCACGCGATTTTTATGCAGGAAATCCGCTTGGGATTGACGCACCATCGGGTGCAAAATCCCTTCTAAAATCGCCTTTTTTGCAGAATCGGGGAAGATGATCGCCCCCAGTTTTTTGCGATCAATCGCATTGTTGGTTTGATCCAGAACGCCGGGGAATGCGGCCTCAACCGCCGCCACCGCCGCACCATTTGGACCCAGCAATTGATGCACGGATGCATCGCTGTCATGCACGGGCACACCCAGCCGCGTGAACATCGCCGCCGCCGTGCTTTTCCCCATGCCGATCGATCCGGTTAAACCTAAAACAATCATGACTCCACCAATCGTTCCATTACGATGGATTCCAATTCATCATCCACATGCGGCATCACCCCATACCACGCATCGAACGCCGGGCGCGCCTGATGCAACAGCATGCCAAGGCCTGTCACAATTGTGTTTCCACGCACCTTCGCCTGTTGCAGCAACGGCGTCATCAATGGACGATAAACGATATCATACACCACAGCATTGGGTGACAACCCACCCACATCCAGATCCAGTGGCGCCTGTCCCGTCATGCCCAGCGACGTTGTATTGACCAGCAAATCCGTATCCGCCAGCGCACCGCCGCGTTTTTCCCAATCAACAATCAACACGCGGCCATCATCATCCAGATCGTTCGCCACCGCCACCGCGCGTTCGCGCGTGCGATTAATCAACGTGATCCATTCAAAATCTTCGCGCAATAACGCATATAAAACCGCACGCGCCGCGCCGCCCGCACCCAACACCACCGCGTGTTTTCCGGACAAATCAAAATCCGGCACCGATGATTTCAGATGATTGATAAACCCATCAACATCGGTGTTATGCCCGTACAGCCGGCCATTTTCGTCAATGGTCACCGTATTCACCGCACCCACGGCCTGCGCCGTATCATCCAGATCATCGCACAGGAATGATATTTCTTCCTTGTGCGGCAGGGTCACATTAAAACCGACATATCCCTCATCCGCCAGCGCACGAACACGGGCCGCCAAATCATCGGGCGCACTATCAATCGCCGTATAAGACCCGTCAATCCGGTACTTGTGCAGCCAGTGCGTATGGATAAGCGGGGACAAGGAATGCGATACCGGATGGCCGATCAGGCCCGTTTTGCGCGTCATGACAACAACTCCGGCTGATCTTTGAGCCCCAATTTTCGTTGCAGCAACAATTGAATTTCCGCCGATGTTTCCTCAACCGAACGGCGCGTGACATCAATCACCGGCCAGCCATGGGTCGAGAAAAATTTGCGCGCGATGCGAATTTCTTCTTCGACGCGATCAATATCCAGATAG
The genomic region above belongs to Micavibrio aeruginosavorus EPB and contains:
- a CDS encoding Tim44/TimA family putative adaptor protein; amino-acid sequence: MTADLLLYALIAAGLVFWLRNVLGTRHGDERQRPNPFARTDNDTARPSTGPAQRPASPQPVIHDGPLPGILPGIDEPLPGVVIPVGKNMSAAKGAEAGLQEIANADHSFNATHFLEGAQDAFVMIVEAFAANDRGLLKNLLDPSLYSAFDGAISAREARGEVALTEIHAIRRMEIIDARVQDKRALLTVRFVADETATIQNKDGDYISGNPDRVKETIDIWTFAKPLKSREPTWYLVATREEDADKKGMPETVA
- a CDS encoding FxsA family protein, with the translated sequence MVFLILFIVIPLIEIALFAAIGGEIGVLNTLLLCVASATAGVLILQRQGLSTFFNLNEANRSGEVPIQQIFDGFCLFIAGILLIIPGFFTDFIAFALLIPPIRVFLRQSLAGWVQVHGFPGPRSTRGSSANDTAARYTALDVEYEEISVTDPDDENKKIGS
- the secB gene encoding protein-export chaperone SecB, which codes for MTDATAQSTPLDVRPMPLTIHAQYVKDVSFENPNAPQSLRPSADKPEIKVNVNMELNGLPEVPGSPQMFEVSLRLRCASKRGETTLFVAEIEYAAAVSAGEGVAQETMHPLMLIEVPRLIFPFARQILGDLTQQAGYPPLLIGPIDFQQLYIQRFAPDLQQKADEMARA
- the ftsH gene encoding ATP-dependent zinc metalloprotease FtsH; amino-acid sequence: MSNMLKNVGLVAAFAVAVHLIMKTDASEQTTRPSAEHKPYTQFIDMALRGDFEEIELRGQDGREVRALDSNGTLIVSRIPVNENIMNRLYGERVDVVDLSARDKPQEAGFMSRLFLTLLPAALLIGFMMFMMRGGMKGPGGGGGGGGLLGGKSMVKKFNARDCDVRFEDVAGIDEAKAELMEMVDFLKSPGKYTRLGAKIPRGALLVGPPGTGKTLMAKAVAGEAGVPFLSQSGSEFVEMFVGRGAARVRELFEEAKKSAPCIIFIDEIDAVGRQRGGGVGGGNDEREQTLNQLLVEMDGFDGTEGIIILAATNRADILDAALKRPGRFDRQVHVGLPDLSGRVRILQTHLRNKPIAPDVDVKVIARGVPGFSGADLANLANEAALFAARRGDNAITQADFEGAADRIMMGAERKTMIMTEQEKRLTAYHEAGHALCALRAPGADPIHKATIIPRGGALGMVMQLPEGDRVSLTRQQAHARLAVCYGGRVAEEMVFGADKVTTGASGDIQSATAMARAMVEEWGLSDKAGAVLYASSRQEQAMGATGRSRSISEVTSLMLDQEIRELTDLGKVMAEQILTDYRGELENIAEALLKYETLSGSEIKIVAQGGTLTRDPSQPPPDETPKGPGTFGATPANDTGNDMRPPKPL
- the ftsH gene encoding ATP-dependent zinc metalloprotease FtsH, with amino-acid sequence MATPQKNPDAKKKKNTVALAVAFVAVAGIGYWAYSDRQQSAYEREFKAFGMPYTEFVERARQGQIYSLTMKGQQVRGETIDNKIFITHVPESADKFMERMIEGGVNVTSLPPDEVKSNGGGFGGGGFMMMLMLSIIPVGLLIGFMYWMQKKQQKQMGGGQGPANGFGKSKAKMIKPEECKVRFTDVAGIDEAKTELMEMVDFLKNPEKYRRLGGKIPHGALLVGPPGTGKTLMAQAVAGEAGVPFFTVSGSEFVEMFVGVGASRVRDLFAEAKKNAPCIVFIDEIDALGRARGNGAGGGHQESESTLNQLLVEMNGFEDNQGIIVLGATNRAEMLDAALKRPGRFDRQVYVGLPDLSGRVQILKTHMRNVPLDTDVDPRVVARGVPGFSGADLANLVNEAALCAARRNGKLVTAADFEQARDRIIMGAERKGLVMSDEEKSLTAYHEAGHALCALHSPGADPIHKATIIPRGGALGMVMQLPDGDRVSLNRQQAHARLAVCFGGRVAEEMVFGHEKVTSGASGDIQAATDMAERMVQDWGLSEKAGTVRYSAGRGEQMMGVVGRSKNMSEITSLMLDQEIRELIDSGKVRAEQILTDHRDQLENIAQALLKYETLSGSEIAAVAQGKTLSRDPIDPAPDETPKAVNVSDNEPPHPANNNEMRPQ
- the dnaQ gene encoding DNA polymerase III subunit epsilon; translation: MREIVLDTETTGMDPLQGDRLVEIGCVELMNHVPTGRTYHQYINPERSVPAEAVAVHGLDDKFLKDKPVFAEIYTEFLDFIGDDGKLVIHNAEFDVKFLNAELANVGFPGYRLKDVVDTLKIAREKFPGSPASLDALCRRFGVDNTGRELHGALLDAELLAEVYLELCGGRQHGLGLGAASGAQQQGRGSVLAGIEPMRRKAREKRDFPIPADEAEAHEKLVASLTDAIWKRAD
- a CDS encoding glutamine amidotransferase-related protein, which produces MSTIRNVTIFRHSMSDGAGTIADVLVDRGADITLIDTFDHDFSDLDPLKPDLLVVLGGACGIYQRDLYPFLNHEIDAVRARIEAGRPTLGICLGAQMIAAACGEDVYKGPRGEEFGWHDLILSDAGKNSVARHFDHTATRVMQRHGDTFNLPKRATRLASTAKYENQIYAIDNHVLAFQCHVEVTPRIMHSWSVGLAHRAATGDLDLNGLRADTDHWLPKMQAQTRLCLNEWLDNI
- the coaE gene encoding dephospho-CoA kinase (Dephospho-CoA kinase (CoaE) performs the final step in coenzyme A biosynthesis.), producing the protein MIVLGLTGSIGMGKSTAAAMFTRLGVPVHDSDASVHQLLGPNGAAVAAVEAAFPGVLDQTNNAIDRKKLGAIIFPDSAKKAILEGILHPMVRQSQADFLHKNRVLGVKIAVLDIPLLYETGAESRVDKVIVVTAPPHVQKQRVLARPNMTMDKFNAILAGQMPDADKCKRADYVVQTGLGRVHTMRALKTIMRNLLQQGPSPHVHHP
- a CDS encoding shikimate dehydrogenase produces the protein MTRKTGLIGHPVSHSLSPLIHTHWLHKYRIDGSYTAIDSAPDDLAARVRALADEGYVGFNVTLPHKEEISFLCDDLDDTAQAVGAVNTVTIDENGRLYGHNTDVDGFINHLKSSVPDFDLSGKHAVVLGAGGAARAVLYALLREDFEWITLINRTRERAVAVANDLDDDGRVLIVDWEKRGGALADTDLLVNTTSLGMTGQAPLDLDVGGLSPNAVVYDIVYRPLMTPLLQQAKVRGNTIVTGLGMLLHQARPAFDAWYGVMPHVDDELESIVMERLVES